GAACCTGCACGGCGGTATTGAGCACCCGCTTCGGTCACATTTAACAATGATTCAAAATGGTTCTTGGCATAAGACACAACTTCACCATTACGTTTGGCACGGTAAGCATGACCTACGGCCAAGAAAGTATTATTCAGACTGTCTTTTATATTGACACGGATACGGCGCTGATTCAGCATTGCACCGCGACCACGGCTTGCAGAGAACAACTCATCTTTTACCGGATCATAAATTACGCCGTGCTGAGTCACGCCTTTGTGCTGAACTGCGATAGAAATACAGAAATGCGGAAAACCGTTGATAAAGTTAAGTGTGCCATCCAGCGGATCAATCACCCAACACCAGTCAGCGTCATGACCTTTACCTTCCTGATAGCCAAATTCTTCACCCAGGAAACTGTGATTTTTATAGCTTTTACGTAGAGTATCGATAGTCAACTGTTCCAGATAACGGTCTACACGCGTTACCGGACCATCAATGCCTTTTTCTTCGACTTGCAGATCGAGTTTATGACGATTCTGATGCGCTTTTAAAAGCTCTTGACCAACTAATTGAGCCGCACGCGCAGCCATCACCACCATAGGTTCCATTGAACA
The nucleotide sequence above comes from Acinetobacter sp. 10FS3-1. Encoded proteins:
- a CDS encoding inositol monophosphatase family protein: MEPMVVMAARAAQLVGQELLKAHQNRHKLDLQVEEKGIDGPVTRVDRYLEQLTIDTLRKSYKNHSFLGEEFGYQEGKGHDADWCWVIDPLDGTLNFINGFPHFCISIAVQHKGVTQHGVIYDPVKDELFSASRGRGAMLNQRRIRVNIKDSLNNTFLAVGHAYRAKRNGEVVSYAKNHFESLLNVTEAGAQYRRAGSAALDLAYVAAGRLDGYFELGLKPWDIAAGELIVKEAGGTVVDARGGSDSMENGQVLACSMKMLKPLMQAVVPAWGEAAK